A single genomic interval of Procambarus clarkii isolate CNS0578487 chromosome 61, FALCON_Pclarkii_2.0, whole genome shotgun sequence harbors:
- the LOC123774209 gene encoding cuticle protein 7-like produces the protein MSLKVILVAALAAVTMAELPPYNPPVNSYNPPPPSYKHPAPSYNPPAGNPKYDFNWKVKDDPSGNDFGHQESRDGYNTQGAYYVLLPDGRLQRVSYTVNGDSGYVAQVEYEGEAQYPAYQPSYKPSPSYQPAPSYKPTPTYKPTPVYA, from the exons ATGTCGCTCAAG GTAATCCTCGTGGCAGCCCTGGCAGCCGTTACGATGGCTGAGCTTCCTCCCTACAACCCTCCAGTTAACTCCTATAACCCTCCACCTCCCTCCTACAAACATCCAGCTCCCTCCTACAACCCTCCAGCT GGCAATCCCAAGTACGACTTCAACTGGAAAGTGAAGGACGACCCATCAGGTAACGACTTCGGCCACCAGGAGTCTCGTGACGGCTACAACACTCAGGGCGCCTACTATGTGCTGCTTCCCGACGGTCGTCTACAGAGGGTTTCCTACACCGTGAACGGCGACTCTGGCTATGTGGCTCAAGTTGAATATGAGGGTGAAGCCCAGTACCCAGCCTACCAGCCTAGCTACAAGCCTTCCCCCAGCTACCAGCCCGCTCCCAGCTAtaaacctacacccacctacaagcCAACTCCAGTGTATGCCTAA
- the LOC138354089 gene encoding cuticle protein 7-like encodes MSLKVILVAALAAVTMAELPPYNPPVNSYNPPPPSYKHPAPSYNPPAGNPKYDFNWKVKDDPSGNDFGHQESRDGYNTQGAYYVLLPDGRLQRVSYTVNGDSGYVAQVEYEGEAQYPAYQPSYKPSPSYQPAPSYKPTPIYKPTPVYA; translated from the exons ATGTCGCTCAAG GTAATCCTCGTGGCAGCCCTGGCAGCCGTTACGATGGCTGAGCTTCCTCCCTACAACCCTCCAGTTAACTCCTATAACCCTCCACCTCCCTCCTACAAACATCCAGCTCCCTCCTACAACCCTCCAGCT GGCAATCCCAAGTACGACTTCAACTGGAAAGTGAAGGACGACCCATCAGGTAACGACTTCGGCCACCAGGAGTCTCGTGACGGCTACAACACTCAGGGCGCCTACTATGTGCTGCTTCCCGACGGTCGTCTACAGAGGGTTTCCTACACCGTGAACGGCGACTCTGGCTATGTGGCTCAAGTTGAATATGAGGGTGAAGCCCAGTACCCAGCCTACCAGCCTAGCTACAAGCCTTCCCCCAGCTACCAGCCCGCTCCCAGCTATAAACCTACACCCATCTACAAGCCAACTCCAGTATATGCCTAA
- the LOC138354090 gene encoding cuticle protein 7-like, translated as MSLKVILVAALAAVTMAELPPYNPPVNSYNPPPPSYKHPAPSYNPPAGNPKYDFNWKVKDDPSGNDFGHQESRDGYNTQGAYYVLLPDGRLQRVSYTVNGDSGYVAQVEYEGEAQYPAYQPSYKPSPSYQPAPSYKPTPIYKPTPVYA; from the exons ATGTCGCTTAAG GTAATCCTCGTGGCAGCCCTGGCAGCCGTTACGATGGCTGAGCTTCCTCCCTACAACCCTCCAGTTAACTCCTATAACCCTCCACCTCCCTCCTACAAACATCCAGCTCCCTCCTACAACCCTCCAGCT GGCAATCCCAAGTACGACTTCAACTGGAAAGTGAAGGACGACCCATCAGGTAACGACTTCGGCCACCAGGAGTCTCGTGACGGCTACAACACTCAGGGCGCCTACTATGTGCTGCTTCCCGACGGTCGTCTACAGAGGGTTTCCTACACCGTGAACGGCGACTCTGGCTATGTGGCTCAAGTTGAATATGAGGGTGAAGCCCAGTACCCAGCCTACCAGCCTAGCTACAAGCCTTCCCCCAGCTACCAGCCCGCTCCCAGCTATAAACCTACACCCATCTACAAGCCAACTCCAGTGTATGCCTAA